In Corvus moneduloides isolate bCorMon1 chromosome 3, bCorMon1.pri, whole genome shotgun sequence, one DNA window encodes the following:
- the MFSD4B gene encoding sodium-dependent glucose transporter 1, whose amino-acid sequence MSLPSAEPHSQEEPSAEGEAVSSPGAEPGAPPAPLPDPPPAPPSAVRGAGPRSPAAGAMAEAERELHVRFIEPDEAEAEGAAGGGGWRCGRGADGAALRWCITGVLCASFLGLGMSIAVLGPTFPNLAANVRKNVSDIYYIFVGRSLGYLGGSVLGGVLFDCMNATLLLALSMLATTVGLYGIPWCKESLLLTILMSVIGGSMGILDTGGNVVALNTWGSEAGPHLQALHFSFAAGAFAAPILAKMALGGSESEKLPGAEKTNQSVLKSVPTASAASTTLALKDHHDGDFLWSYIIIGTYILFVSIFFFVLYSKGSSAQDKLKASAQKRVLAKYHWLLVGLLFLFFLFYVGAEVTYGSYVFTYAMVFAEMKESEAAALNSVFWGAFAVCRGAAIFGAAFLYPGTMILISLLSSAASSSALAFFAHYRALLWVGTAMYGASMATVFPSGIAWIEQYTVVEGKSASLFVVGAALGEMCIPATVGYLQGRFHHVPVVTYAAFVTSAMTVLLFPIMYKLANVPQENDLKEVSDSETQAALLSDSRLTEDEEDEEDVREWNNADFEVIEMNDKLKNSLMDTSHKIPGDPPAEVSLQPHLDDVLGNSPVVAGGSPGRQNGNVDWEKSE is encoded by the exons ATGTCGCTCCCCAGCGCCGAGCCCCATTCCCAAGAGGAGCCCTCGGCGGAGGGGGAGGCGGTGTCGTCCCCCGGGGCCGAGCCCGGCGCTCCTCCCGCTCCTCTTCCCGATCCTCCGCCCGCTCCTCCCAGCGCcgtgcgcggggcggggccgcgctcccCGGCGGCGGGAGCCATGGCCGAGGCCGAGCGGGAGCTGCATGTCCGCTTCATCGAGCCGGATGAGGCCGAGGCCGAgggggcggccgggggcggcggctgGCGCTGCGGGCGAGGCGCGGACGGGGCCGCGCTGCGCTGGTGCATCACCGGGGTGCTCTGCGCCTCCTTCCTGGGGCTG GGGATGAGCATCGCGGTGCTGGGTCCCACCTTCCCCAACCTGGCCGCCAATGTCCGCAAGAACGTCAGCGACATCTACTACATCTTCGTGGGCCGGTCCCTGGGCTACCTGGGTGGGTCGGTGCTCGGCGGGGTGCTCTTCGACTGCATGAACGCTACTCTGCTGCTCG CATTATCCATGCTTGCAACAACAGTTGGTCTTTATGGGATACCCTGGTGTAAGGAATCCCTGCTATTAACAATCTTGATGTCAGTTATTGGAGGTTCCATGGGAATTCTGGACACAG GTGGCAATGTAGTGGCACTGAATACCTGGGGATCAGAGGCTGGGCCACACTTGCAGGCTTTGCACTTCAGTTTTGCTGCTGGTGCATTTGCTGCTCCAATCCTGGCTAAAATGGCCTTGGGGGGCTCTGAATCTGAAAAACTTCCAGGGGCCGAAAAGACAAACCAGTCTGTCCTGAAGTCTGTGCCGACAGCATCAGCTGCATCAACTACATTAGCACTGAAAGACCATCATGATGGAGATTTTTTGTGGTCCTATATTATCATAGGGACATACATTCTTTTCGTTTCcatcttcttttttgttttgtattcaAAGGGCAGCTCGGCTCAAGACAAATTGAAGGCTTCTGCGCAGAAGAGAGTGCTTGCCAAATACCACTGGCTTCTAGTTGGTCTCCTGTTCTTATTCTTCTTGTTCTATGTGGGAGCAGAGGTCACTTACGGCTCTTACGTATTTACTTATGCAATGGTCTTTGCTGAGATGAAAGAAAGTGAAGCAGCTGCTTTGAATTCTGTCTTCTGGGGTGCATTTGCTGTGTGCAGAGGAGCGGCGATATTCGGTGCTGCTTTCCTATATCCTGGCACCATGATCCTGATTAGTCTCTtaagctctgctgcctcctcttcaGCCCTGGCCTTCTTTGCACATTACCGAGCCTTGCTGTGGGTGGGAACTGCCATGTACGGAGCATCCATGGCCACCGTCTTCCCCAGCGGCATTGCCTGGATCGAGCAGTACACAGTCGTTGAGGGGAAATCAGCCTCTCTGTTCGTGGTGGGCGCGGCGCTGGGCGAGATGTGCATTCCTGCCACCGTGGGCTATCTCCAAGGCAGGTTCCACCACGTTCCTGTCGTCACGTACGCTGCCTTTGTCACTTCTGCAATGACAGTCCTGCTCTTCCCCATCATGTACAAACTGGCCAACGTTCCCCAGGAGAATGACTTGAAAGAAGTGAGTGACAGCGAGACCCAGGCAGCTTTGTTGTCAGACTCGAGGCTTactgaggatgaggaggatgaggaggatgtAAGAGAGTGGAACAATGCAGACTTTGAGGTAATAGAAATGAATGACAAACTGAAAAACTCTCTGATGGACACCTCCCATAAGATACCAGGGGACCCTCCAGCTGAAGTCTCTCTCCAGCCCCATCTGGATGATGTATTGGGCAACTCTCCAGTGGTTGCTGGTGGCTCCCCCGGAAGACAAAATGGGAATGTTGACTGGGAGAAGAGTGAATAG